The DNA segment cttgtaaaaaaaatggattctCTGGAAAAATCTTCATGGCATGTTGTACGATCTGCCGTAAAGATGACAATGGCGTTATATTTACAGCCATGTGGTGTTTTGATAATCTAATGGAAAAGTAAAAGAGGTCTTCCatcacatttttcattttctcttttatGTTCTCCTCAATTTTCTCCTCTTTTATGAATTCCTGTAGATGATTGACTGCATCTTCTACCACTACTGAAGCCATCTCAAGCTCATACTTCCCAAAACTATATTCAAACAATGAAAGCAGTTTAAAAGTATCACTGATGTATTTGAGCTCACTTTTTGACAGATCTTGCACCTTGTTAATTGTTGTCATACTTTCCATGCTGCTATCACATAAACTTTCCAATTTTTTCCTCCATCGCAGAACAGAAATGGCAGATATGTCCACATcagattttacatattttgtatcTTCAATGAAGCATACCAAAACATTTTGTGCCTTACCAAGATCACATGTTATTGTAGCCTCTTTTTCATCTGAGGTTATTCCTAAATATAGCTCGGTAAGCATGCggtaaagttttattttactatGTTTCTGTGTATCATCAGTAACCAATGACAAAGCAGTCTCTATGACAACAATAGCCTCATTATGGTAACCACATTTGCATAAAATATCACAATAAGCACTCCATACACTTAAATTACTTCTGCAGTGATCTTCTTTTAACATGCCTTTGacaaatttcttaaatttactTATTTTCTTACTTTCATTTTGACATAACTGAAAGTGAAGGTacattttgtgtaaaataaatgttgttttatcTTCACCATCAAATTTCTCTATCATTTGATCCAAAAAACACTTTATAATTTCTAGCTTCATTTCAGAATTAGTCATGTAATCTTGAACCAGgattatttctgtattatttataattctttGTAAGTTATCGATTGAACACGGAGGTAAAACAGATTGGCTTTCAATTCCAGCATTTAGAAATTGGAGGAAAGATGTCACCAAGAGGAAATGGAGGGATGATGGGAAAAACATCAGTATGCTGTTGATGTCATCAAACAAGACGAGACGATCCAAGTCTTCACAATCCTCTTCTGTCTCATCCTTTGATAAATCTGGTCTCCATGGTAACCAATGAGCTGATTGTCTCGTTATTTCTATTTCCTTCCAAATTTTCCATTTAAGTTGTTCTTTTTTCACTATACTTTGTTCAATGTCATCCAAATTTGCTGAAGCagacaaatatatacatgtcaCCTATACATATCATGAATATGTACTATATCATGTATTACATGATATAGTACATAATCATGATATGATTcacttttttacatataaatataacaaattatgttgcatgtaaatattttagacagtaaccagatgctccgcagggcgcagctttatacgtccgcagaggttgaaccctgaacggttggggcaagtatggacacaacattcaagctggattcagctctaaatttggattgtgatttaatagttgacacagcataggtttctgacacagaattcaagaattcaatttttgttttaatcaaacttagtttaattttggaccctttggactttaatgtagaccaattttaaaacaggaccaaaaattaagaatctacatacacatttagatttggcatatataagaatctacatacacatttagatttggcatatcaaagaaccccaattattcaatttttgatgaaatcaaacttactttaattttggaccctttggaccttaatttagaccaattagaaaacgggaccaaaaattaagaatgtacatacagttagattcggcatatcaaagaaccctaattattcaatttttgatgaaatcaaacaaagtttaatgttggACCATTtagccccttattcctaaactgttgggaccaaaacatatatttttgcggtcgtataaaaccAGTAAACTAAGATGtttcatattcatgatattgtgAATATTGTGTAAAgaataatattttacattatatcCAAAGTTATATCAGAAtcttattaatttataaaataaggagatgtggtatgattgtcaatgatacaactatccacTTGATTTCCAATTGGATTACTAATGTGAAAACTATTCATGTCATGTCCTGGAATATTAATGCAAAACTTTCTCTGggctatttttatttgaatgtttatcCCACTAATTCTTTAGTCCCCTACCAACGAAGTTGAGGTTTGCACACTATCTATCCTGTCTTTCCATAAGTCAGTCTGGCAAATCAGTTCTTCACACTTTTCTGCTTGCTTAGCAATaataatttatcataataaGTTACAGTTCAGATTTGAATTTTGTTCcagtctgatgattttgtgcagagttatggcTCTTGgacttaaaaaaatcactaaaataatcagttttcacACTTTTTTCcatcatgcttgaagatattgatttgaaaattagtatATAGTTTATCATGACAAATTACAGATCAAGCTCGAATTTTGTTCTAGTCTGATGTCCTCTGATGATTTTATGCAGAGTAATGGCtcttttacttttgaattatcagttttaacacttttttttgtcaagcttgaagatattgacttgatatttgttatatagttttCACAATTacaagttatagatcaagttagTATTTTGTTCCAATACAATGATATTTTAAACGGTTAGGGACTATGAATTGCCAAGCAATACTCACGAAATGCTTGTTCACAATAGCTAATTTTTGAAGTCACTGTTCAAGTAGAATAGATAAAATATTGTTGTTGTATTGATTTGATCAAATTTAGCTGGTTTAGAAATTACAGTTGAATAATTAAACCTGTTACAAAATTCAACACATGTTAAATATTCTTACTATTTTCTGTAGCCTGTGATTCAGGTACTACCTCTTTATTTGTGTACCAGTAACTCCAACCTTTGGCGCCACTTTCTCCAACTCTTGCCACTCCACTGTCCCAGAAGCTTTCAAACAGGTACATGCTTTCTTCATGCATGCCTTGTACTGAAGAGGGACAAAACAGATTATACTCTATCTGGGCCTGGAAACTGGCCACAGCTTTCTCTATCTGACCAGCTTGTTTAAGGAAGTAACAATATTGTATGAACacatctgaaataaaatgttattaaatgttaaaattcataaacaaattatacTCTATCAGGGCCTGGAAACTTGCTACAGCTTTCTCTATCTGGCCAGCTTGTTTCAGGAAGTAACAATATTGTATGAACacatctgaaataaaatgttattaaatgttaaaattcataaacaaattatacTCTATCTGGGCCTGGAAACTGGCCACAGCTTTCTCTATCTGGCCAGCTTGTTTCAGGAAGTAACAATATTGTATGAACacatctgaaataaaatgtttttatatgataaaattcataacatgtttgtttgttttcaccGTAGCTGTGAAAACTCTGTTTTAAAGATAACTGTTTAAGAATTTATTCATGTAAATTGTATGGTTTTATCAACAATTTCTTGATAAAGAATGTAAAAAGTtgccaacaaccaatcaatcatcATTCACATTTTCTAAATTGGTTTTCtctgttatatttatttgaaggCCACAACCACTAGACAAAGGGGACATTTAGGTTTATTTTTGTCAGTCTGTACAAGATTCCaaaaaatcaacacaaaacattttgtttttggcaGGGTAATATTAAACTGCTTTAttagacaaatattttaagaacaGCTATTGAAATGTAGGTCTGTTTAGATGTAGGAAACAGTCAAATACTTCATTTGGCTGAACAGTATTTCTAGTATCTTTTTTTTGGGTACCACCAAATTTCTTCCACATTCAGTCAGGGGTTTTTACATCTTAAAACTAGTGAATTTTTATgagattgtaaaaataaattacttatacaagttatttttttcagaaatttaaaGGGAGAGTATTCAAACATTATAAGTAACTTATATATAggtatataattatttacttcttcaagtacataaatataacttgtacaagtagtactcTTGACTGACATGTCACCtataacatttattagattAAGGAACATTTCTTACCTAAAACTTCCTGATGAAGGTTTTTGTTGACAGTATGAGTGTGTAATTTCCCATCCATATATCCATGCAGTTTATTAAAGCAATCATGGTAAACTTTACAGACTTTTGATACTGTAAATTTGGATACACAACTCTGATGGAAAAGTAAATACTGTTGCCATAGCAACATATTTGTTGGGTGGATGAACAATAATTGCTCCATTTCCTTGGAGACAATATCAGGTGACATAGTTCCCTTACATAAgtctaaatatttcattttaagtttaatGCATGCTGGATTAGCTTCCATGGCTTTCTTTATGAtagaaattttcttttctaagatgttattttcttttatttttctattgctGGAATCTTCTAAAACCACTTTATCTTGGAAATCTACAAATTCTAGCCATAGAGTGACATCATTCGGACTCTCTCTAGTTTTTCTGTTGAATTCTGCTATAGTTTTGTACAAAATAGCATTCTCTTGAGTAACCTCAGGTTCATCATTAACACTTTCTTTTCCTTTTCCTTGAATATATAATGATGTGGCATCGTCCATTAATCGTTCACGAATATCACTTTTTTCATTTAGCACGGCAGTGTCTTTCACGCTGATGACATCTAGCTGTTCCTCTCTTATTTGAACTTGAGGTAATAACCTTTGCACTGGAATACTCAGATAAAGTTTACGACTTTCTTTACTGCAGTATCTATTAAAATCTGTCTTTTTcgattgtttattttctttcatcaTCACCTTACGTGCAAATGATGAACCAATACAGTCATGCAGGTTTCCATGGTACTTGGCCACATGACCTTTATACAGAGACCCATAATTCCATGTATTAATGTCTGACTTTCTGTCTAGTCTATAAGCATCTTTAGAATCTAAATCTGGAATTTCTTCAATGAATACCTTGTTTCCCTTAAATAAAACTTCTCTGAAAAAAAAGAGATATCTATTTTATCCCTTTTAATGTCATGTTTAACAATACCTCCAAAAAAACTAAGAATGTTCTTACTAgaatgttataattaattaatcaTCACTTACACTTATTTTTTCAAGATTCTAAGTGAATGAAACAGCAAATATATCATGggaatttttcataattttgacaTGCTGTGTGCACCAATGCAGAATTTTGAGAAAGTCCagcaataacaaataaaatgtagattGTCAGGATGTCAAAAATAATTTCTCTATAATAAGTCTATACAAAGTTGAGTGACTCCCTATGTCTGCATATTCAATATCTGAATGAGCTGACTTCCATTAAAATCAAAAGTGACAAAAGTAACGAAGATTTTACTGTCCACCTATCAAACTTACCATAACAATCTGTCTAGATCTTTaaccaaataaacaatttcaaatgtgaatcttttcaacaaaatgtgtaaataattattttttttaaaatatttttagggCTGTTTCTTACAAATacagaatatttgttttgtttaattcaatattttcaaactttgccatttaaggggagataattcaaatatattttttttctataaaagaaTGTGATATGTATTTAATACAATGGAGCTTTTCCTTAGTGAAATGTGTTATGTCTTTCATCATcatgttataaatatgttataaatataactattttatttagtGAAAACTGGAAAGAAAACAAGTCTTGTGATCCGTTTTTTTTGCTGAAAGCACATATGAGATAATGAGagctattttgatattttatctttaaattctATTGTTTAGTTTTCTTATTAATCACACAAAATATGAGTTTCTATGCAGTTTAATCACCAGTAGCTTGACCCatatgttttatcatgttttaaaaaagaatgatataaactacattttggcaaatttttttttttttttttttatggatttcaaTTTAGACCATTCACCTTAAAAAGTAGTGCATGCGTCTTTGGTGAATTAAAGttattcaatattgttttaaataccTGACAGTGTTGACAAGAGTATTTTTTCTTTCAGGTGATGTCACCTttgatttcttctttttctttttatgcttCTTTTTCtccttctttttctttttgtgatATTCCTGTACTGGGGATTCTGAagcttcaataaataaaattaaaacatttcttacaagagttatatcattatatacCTACAAAATATAATGGAGCTTTTCCTGAAATCACAATAGCTattcttgcatttttttttcatgcaatCATATAAGTTGTGGTAATGAATGCATGCAATAGACCAATCAAATAAAAAGGTCCTTGTATCCTCTTTCATAAATGGTAATTAATCTCTCTATAAAATCCTATTTAATCCACCTTTTTCTAGATGTACTGATACATTAtgaaagtcaggaatatgacagttgtattcAAGTagttgtgtttgagcttttgattttgctatttgataagGAATTTTCTgattgaattttccttagagttcagtatttttgttgttttactctTTACTATATAGCTatgtatcatgtttatactTATACTTATAACTAgctatatgttattttttaaaataagctaATCATTAAACAAAGTATTAACATTAACAAATCCTAAGATGATACATTAACATGTGACTAACAATCTTTTCTCACTGATTCCTTAAAAACTAATACCTGAAGACGATCTTTCTGTAATCTTCTCAATATCATCTTCATtcctaaaagaataaaataagacttatattttctattcatttaATGATAGAACTGCGAGCAGTTAACAGGaagttttatcatgtttatagcaAATTTCAGCAAGTTCTGATTTGTTCTTCAATAGACCATTTTCATATTAATGAATTTTGacttcaaaatttatattttttcagttgGTTATGCAACCTTTTCTGTGGTAGAACATCCTGAAAATTGGTCAAGCAAGAGCAACATAAACAAGTTAGCTCAAGATTTTAATCGGTACAATTTTGAGAGAACGTTAACTGTTTAATACTTTCTATACATGCATGACATAATTCTATAAATGACTAAATCATCTGAAAACATATATGAATATaaggatatacatgtataaataactGATGTTGAAAAAATTGTACGAAcaaaataatgttcaacaaatggAATATATgtgcaaaataatttaaatattaagcAACATTTActacaaacaaacacaaaaaaaaaaaaaacacaaaaaaacacatatcACACTTACATGTATGAAAAGAAAAGGAGGGGTATATTCCAAAAGCTTAATTAGCTCcttgtataaaaatgaaaaataagtcaTATTTTTTGCTATTGATAATTTAGTATCTGTGTAAACAAATTTCTTCAATCCTTTGAAAAATATTAGTAGCCACTAAATTAAAGGAATTcagacaaaacatataaaagacaTGCATAATTAATTTACCCAGTTGGCTGTTGATTAATTTGACTTGCTAACTCAGATTGGAAACTTCCAAGAGATAACCAATCCAAACTctctgaaattgaaaaatcaaaaacataattattttcatcatttttattatcatgattatggtttcaaagacaaaaacaatgaaaaatagtGGAAAACTATTAATTTAAGGGAAATAATTCCTTACAAAAGTCAATAAATGgttatttttgtgattctaaCGTACATGTATTACTGATAGTTTTTCTGTGTATAGCATGTAAAGTACATTGTATTTATCTCAAAGTtttcaagaaaattaaaaaaaagtggtaTATCAACTTTAAAAGTCATTGTAGAGATGAATTTTCAATAgcatattataatttaattaaaaagataaaatcgaTTACATTCGaagcaattaaaaatgttgaatcccACGTGGGACTAAAGTAGGATTATGCCGCATAAACTTAAAACCAGTTTTCTATGAGTGTACTTGTCTTCAGAAGATTTACAGAAgaaaacatgaataaatatattgtttactaTCCgtctgtcatacaagtgagaggtttagcactataaaaccaggttcaatccactattATCTACATTTGAGAATGTCTGTACCATTCATTAATCTGTGCAGTCCCCCATTTGCCAAGTAAGTCAAATGATGGACTGGAGCTGTGCCGGCGGGGATTATTTTCCCTGGTATCGCCACAGAAGCCGGATTGGTTCAGGCCAGATGAACCAAAAGCAAATGGGACCCCCtccctttttttatacatttatttcttattatttttttttttttatactttatcatgtttatactcGCTTGTATGTTCTTTGGTTATCTTACAAAATTACTCTTTTTCTTGGGCCCACCAGAAGCGTTGAGTATTGGTAAAGTTTGACAGATCAACGTAGAATGTATATGTagatgtaccaagtcaggaatatgacatttgttattcttttgtttgatgtgttttatcatttgattttaccatttgattatggactgtCGGAGtgtccgttttgaattttcaacagagttcagtatttttgttattttacttttttgatctACATGTATAGTGACTCGCTCAAACTGAGAAACAATATACCTAACTGGACATGAATCTTATAGACTTTTCagtataaaattgttaaaatccCAAACTTCCAGggacttaaacatgttaaatgtaaGATTGATGGATTTTGGAAGCGTCTTACTGCAAAATCATTGAGAATGTTCAATGAATCAACCACATTATTACAAATCTTCaacaaataagttttatttttattatataaaattaccaGTACATTACCATTACAAGCATGACAAGTGtgaataatttgatttatagtGCTTTATATTGGTATATGAAATTCACAGTTACTAAGAAGGCACTAAGAATGCCAtcagtgatatttttttattgcttcTCAGAAGCAGTGGCAGATCCAAGAAGGGGGGGAGgacatccccccttttttttaaggaaGATCAATGCGTTTGAATGGAACACCCCATCGTTATCCTGTGTTGGGGCCCCCTTTTTCAAATGACTGATTCAATCCCTGGATTGAGAATTGAGGAAAGTATGACAATGATCTGATAAGCTTAACTTAGCCTATAGATgggcttttttttaaactttaaaggaAATTTATGAAGCTGTATGATATCTCTCCAGATTATTTAGcacttaaaataaaaaccaCATACGTCTGTCTTTGCTGTCATTATCTTCTGTTTTAATTACTTTAGCAGAAGGAAACATTgagaaatttcaagaaaataataaaacgtctaaattttgatcaaagtcagtttatttcttgaaatttcaaaacagTAAATTTCCTCGCAATCAAACATTAATTTGAGAAAGATTATGAATTCTAATCTACGAAGCTGAAAACGGTTTGACGATGAAATGACATTGTACATGTAGGTATCTCAACTTTTTGTAGTTCTGAAGACTTCTGAAAACTTATCATCTATTTGCATGATAGATATGTTGTAATGAACAAAAGAGATTTAAAACAACATCCCAAATAGTAAGACAAATTACCACACATCAGgtttataaacaaaaaggaGAAAATCCTTAAATGGACCTAGAAACTAAGATACTTTTAGAGCACTCTATAATAGATGTTTAGTTTACAAACTTCTTTGTTGTTGATCTGCACATTTCCTATTATtattggaaaatcatgattgttgttatAAATTGCTTTGGTGTCAGTAAAACATCcaagattttaaaagaaaaacacaaaagataatgtttttttaacagcttggtccctctgaaacaataaaatatagcaatacactattaaaactaaaacatgatcaaatttattcatcacacaaaaaaaaaacgtagtcagaatctcacttttatattttgaaacaagtcaatgaaacaaagttatagcaatacactaaaccaaaatatgataagagttattcaacacaaaatgaaacgttgacagaatcccaatttcttttgtagaaagaattaatttttgtttaacaatACACTATCCAAAATATGATTAGGATTTGttcaacacaaacaaaaatgctgtctcactttattttgagacaatatgataacaaatataagaatacacttgccaaaacttgattacaaagctatggttattaaacacaaaaccaatcaAAATTGGGCAAGAACATGAAGGTTGCAAACGGACTTTGGGTGGGAAAGTGAAATGGGGCGAACATGAGTGGGTGTGAACGTGAAagggcgcgaacggacctggATTCAGCTAAGGAAGTACTTCTTTACTTTAGCTCAGACTGTTAACACAGAGGTCCCAGGTTTGAGTTCTGGTGGAGACCAGCAGTTTTGTAATGTTATTCATGCTCTCCAGTCATGCCAGTTAAATTGGCCCCcaactatataaaataaaaaaaacataatagtTAGAGAGGAATTGAGCTTTTCACAGTTAGTCTGGCTACATCGGATAGGGGGCAAGACTTTCATAATGGAGATAAATATGGTGTGAAAAATACGagaaaacatcattaaaacagagCAGTTGTTGGAAACACACATAGGATTTCTCATACTTTCATACTATTTCCACCTTTTTCTTTCACCTTTGGAAGTCTGTGCGGCTTTTCCAGAGAATCTGCACTGCTTTAACTTAATTGATGTCATACAACATCATTTTTAGGTAAAGATTGCAtgaaatgcaatcaaaaccTTAAAGGCAGTCAGATctcagacataaataagtctgaatctgcttttgactcatagaggtctaaatttgtaagttttaggATTTTTCTTCCTTTAATGCAAGACAAAATACGACTTTAATAAGTCAAATATTGTTAAGcaagaaataattgaccagaaccaaaaatttgcaaatgtCGACTCCTACAAGTCGATAAATTACCAAAATTGGTTAACTTCAAGACCcacacatatttataaaaaggtcatgcatcaaaatcaaataatgactacattgaaagataaaattgggaatggaaatggtgaatgtgtcaaagagacacaaCCTggccatagaaaa comes from the Mytilus trossulus isolate FHL-02 chromosome 3, PNRI_Mtr1.1.1.hap1, whole genome shotgun sequence genome and includes:
- the LOC134709980 gene encoding nuclear exosome regulator NRDE2-like — translated: MFPSAKVIKTEDNDSKDRQSLDWLSLGSFQSELASQINQQPTGNEDDIEKITERSSSASESPVQEYHKKKKKEKKKHKKKKKKSKVTSPERKNTLVNTVREVLFKGNKVFIEEIPDLDSKDAYRLDRKSDINTWNYGSLYKGHVAKYHGNLHDCIGSSFARKVMMKENKQSKKTDFNRYCSKESRKLYLSIPVQRLLPQVQIREEQLDVISVKDTAVLNEKSDIRERLMDDATSLYIQGKGKESVNDEPEVTQENAILYKTIAEFNRKTRESPNDVTLWLEFVDFQDKVVLEDSSNRKIKENNILEKKISIIKKAMEANPACIKLKMKYLDLCKGTMSPDIVSKEMEQLLFIHPTNMLLWQQYLLFHQSCVSKFTVSKVCKVYHDCFNKLHGYMDGKLHTHTVNKNLHQEVLDVFIQYCYFLKQAGQIEKAVASFQAQIEYNLFCPSSVQGMHEESMYLFESFWDSGVARVGESGAKGWSYWYTNKEVVPESQATENTNLDDIEQSIVKKEQLKWKIWKEIEITRQSAHWLPWRPDLSKDETEEDCEDLDRLVLFDDINSILMFFPSSLHFLLVTSFLQFLNAGIESQSVLPPCSIDNLQRIINNTEIILVQDYMTNSEMKLEIIKCFLDQMIEKFDGEDKTTFILHKMYLHFQLCQNESKKISKFKKFVKGMLKEDHCRSNLSVWSAYCDILCKCGYHNEAIVVIETALSLVTDDTQKHSKIKLYRMLTELYLGITSDEKEATITCDLGKAQNVLVCFIEDTKYVKSDVDISAISVLRWRKKLESLCDSSMESMTTINKVQDLSKSELKYISDTFKLLSLFEYSFGKYELEMASVVVEDAVNHLQEFIKEEKIEENIKEKMKNVMEDLFYFSIRLSKHHMAVNITPLSSLRQIVQHAMKIFPENPFFLQVFIDIELKMYISGRLDRYFSHTIRSVDSPIPVIFAVYSILCRQSAIDKQLYTGEVTVSSAGGLINRIRSYLERALGNTSVCQCPLVWRLYLHSEVQFGNLTRAKGIFYRALQSCPWSKALYLDAVSLFTKDKLDEIVDLMTEKEIRLQIPLEEVDILMEDVTDNN